The stretch of DNA gtctataacattccaagttccaaaaacatccgcaagaggcgctaaaatcaaaaacaaaaattgcctaaatttaaggggcaatatctccgaatccccattaggcaaatcttttaaattttgatatgttgtagcaggactaataatcttgcaccagtccaaaaatgaagaaaatctatgtcgccgtttagaagatatagccatttgaaaaattcttgaatttgaaaagttctaatagccatatcttttgaacggcttgtccgatttttctgaacttggtatcaaattaaaggttttgcaattccctacaactttctagaacattagaaccCTGTAAAACCATTCTTTTAgggcaaaaaatgccaaaaactgtttcagtaaaacaaatagccgccattttgtgttctagaggtcaccttgaaatgtatcgaaatatatgtcagattatagtttatttcaagacctttccaaaactggtcaataaatttctgtaagtcttatagaaccagagatatgaccatttttatccatcaaattgctgaatttcacaaaaaaatcaactttgcctactaattctgctcacaaatcgcactacaacgcataaacaaacttctacacgttgtgggacaccaactcttataactggacgcgttatgattgactttctcttGTTTTATCTCACGCTCCATCCTCGTAGGCAGATGTATTTTCTCGGATATCATTTTCCGGGGGAATCCTCTGTGCACGAATATGCCTCCCGGTAGAATGATGCGCCCCCCAGAATCAATTTCCGCATGTAGATATCGACACAACCCTCCGTAGTTTTCTCAtgaattatataaaatgattaatttatccacattttttttcaatcctgcCTCTCACCCGAATCATGCTTCGGCAAAAGGATATGCCTTCAACACACACATATCAATTCCCAATCAAAATCTCCCATCTCGTTTCCAACAATTCTTCCgacatttttcttcccaaGACAAACCCCTCAAAGTGATTTCACTTTCTCCATTCGAGGGTGTCTTTCGTGTGCACAATTTGTGGGGTTGTTTGGGGGTGTACTGCGGGAATGGGGGGCAGCTCTCGGCGacaggaagaaagaaaaacgagATCCATGCGTTATCGACAAGGATTAATGAATGAGCTCCATCGCTTTCGTGCCTCTGCCAATTCATACAGCTTGAGTGGTACAATATGGGGTAAAACTTGCACACATGCTCTATTGCCTATGACTAACaataaggaggaaaaaaaccTCTTCTACCGAACTATTTATGTTTTGGGGAGAAGAGCACAAATTGCaccttttgggattttcttttctcctttgCCAAAAGAAACTTGAACACTTTCTCCGGGACACCCTGTGCAGAGGATTAAAGCAACAAGAGAATATATTCCTTATAGATAAGGGTTGCATTTTCCTGATTAATGATGCCTCTTTTTCTCCACGCTCCTCTAAGCAAAGTGGATTCGTGTCTTTTGATACGTTATCACGACGATATGGATGAATGATTGTGTTCctctttatattctttttcgCATCGAACAATGCTTTTGGCGCTCCTTCCGTGTGGGGGGAAAAATGAACTTTCGGTAATGACATCCACTTCCATTCTTATATATCTTCCGGAGGGCACTCTTGAACCACTTTCGGCGGTGGAGTGTGGTATTGTGTAAtaaagataagaaaatgatATGTGAAGCTCCTTTTTTGCTCCaagtataaaaatattgatgaataatttacaaaagttTAGCTTTGGCACGAAGCTTTCACGCTCTgcgttaattttttctttcttttttaggAATAGGAGGTAgtaataagtttaaaaaaaatgtaaaatgctGCTCaagagaagagattttttgcataatgttattatttatttgattcgTGTCTTGAGAAGagcttttttgtaaataaaaaaagtttagctatcaaatTAAGTATCTCACTTGAAAAAAGCTtgaaagctcaatttttttcatcgtttttttccaccattctGACAGCGTAGCTTTTtatatgtaaaagaaaagcttgAGTTAGAAAACTATGTATTTAGTAAAATACAGCTTAAAAGCTccgttttcttcttcttttttaaagattaaataatcaaccagaagagctttttatatataaaacaaaaaacattaattagtAAAGTATCTCattgagaaaagtttaaaagctctcttttctgcttttgtattttattccatttaaataatcaatacaaaagctttttgttctttttattgctttctaATTCGACTTCTATCCCACCCGAAGGTCTGcgggaaaaaaagctttatgtacattaaaaaaaaaatcttaattattaaattaagtaTTTCACTGGAAAAGCCTAAAAGctctattttctttattttatttcgattaaataatcaatttaagagctattttttattgtataaaagaaaagctttggTTAGAAAATTATGTACTTAGTGAGAAAAGCTTTGAAGCTTTGAAGCTGTGTTCTccttttttgtgaataaataatagaataggtttttatatataaaactaaAGTTTTAGTTCTTCAGACTTTATGGAgggataacaaaaaaaaacaaaagctTTAGTTAGTAAAGTATCTCATTgagaaaagctttcttttctGCGTTATTTAATTCTGAAATTCCGATTAAATAATCAATAGaggaactttttttataagagaaaagctttagttaaaaaattatgtacttATAGTGAAAACAGAGCTTCAAAGctctattttcttctttatattttcCGGTTTtccaataataaaaattcaatagaagagcttttttcatatacaaaagaaaagctttgaagCAATTAAGTATCTCACTAAAAAGGCTTGAAAGCTTCTGAATTTTCAACAACAACGCAGAAATATGCTATTTGGGCGCTtggaaaatacattatttGCTGTCATTTTCAATGtgtaaagaatattcaaaatagaagactttttcttaaataatttatttcttaataattattttttcttatgtgTATAATCAAAGCAACCCAAGCaaactgaaaattcaattttttgagcttttttccaaactaaaaaaatctccaaagcAATCTTTTAATTATAGGTAGGAAGTTAAGAGTtcaaaaaatatcctaaattttgctttaaaaaaatctttaaagtaCTATATCTTCCATATTTTCCActcaacctttttttttctccagagCACATTGCCCTTTGAGCTATGTGGAAAAAATGCAGGAGAAAATTTGTCCTTGGCACCTACCTGGGTATTCTTTTCCTCACCTCaaatttttttcgtcttttttcACCTGAAGTGTGATTGATTTGAATAAGCTTTCTATGGTGCTTCTTGTAGGGAGTGAAAAGCGCCTGGGGCTGTTGCAGAGAAAACaacccaaaaataaaatcacgtCCTCAATATACATCCTTTCTCTGTGAGGAATTTACGAAAGGTTTTTTCCTCTGCATGAGCGTTGGCACGGCGCGTGATTGAATATATCAAATAACCTGGAAAAAGCTTCTCGCTAGacttgctatgtatgtataatatattACGATATTATTCAAACATAGTCATGGTGTATTCATCACACGCCACAATTTGATATTATTATTTAGCTGTTAAACCACACAATAAACAATGGAGAAATCCCCATGGGACCCACACGGCGAGCTACACATAATGTCCATTGGTGTATACCCTATTTTTGGGGAGAGGTTTCGACTAAAATACACCGAGAGTTTTGACATTGATAGCCAACGCGGAGGAAGCTCCAATGGAATTGCAATAAACGTCAATATCTCAATTTGCAGACCTAGCGGTGGGGATTTTGTGTGGCattattcaataatttcatcGCCTAAAAGCTCGTTGCTGGCAAGATAGCTTTTGTACATCACACTGGGATATCATTTGGGGGGAATGTTTTGACTTCACACGGCTCCCAGCGAGGTTCATCTAAAATTCTCTAAACAAAAGCAATAATTATGACGATTACACCAACATCAAACTCAACGTCCTACATAGCAAAATCCCCCCGCCCTGAACTACCCCTAAGCCCCGTCCTCAACCCCTCCTGAAGCTTTACATTCACTCTGACGCTACATACCTCAGCTAATACGTAATGTGTTTGCTTATAATTTGAAATGATCAtgcaatttgcaaattgatggAGGTACCCCCAAACCACCCTCGTGTGTGTGTAAGTAAAGTAACGTTAGAGGGGTGCatttatgaattattaataaaatgggGGGTGTGGTAGCGCCCCTTCTCCTCCCTCGAAAATAAGATGTGTACGAGGAGACAAGGAAGAATTGGTAGCCCCTATTTTGGAGCACTTTCTACCGGTATAAAACTTCACcggcaatttatttatatttgcacagaaagaaaaattcccccaaaaaatctCTTGCATCGCCTCTACCTGGCATTCGAATGTGCAGAAAAATAACTCTCATGAgggaatgaaatgaaaatttcattcactgagggaaaaaaaatccaggtGAATTCCCGCAAAGTCGAGTATTTGTCTTCGTGTCACTCCATGGCGTGGGCTCCGCATGGGGTGTGGGAGACGTGCAAGGAATGGTCGTCAGATACACATAAATCTCAATAAAAGGCGAAAGCGATGGCTTTTGATGggatgaattttgcaaaagttttagATTCTACTTGTGAATTTATTCCTAAATCCATGCTTTCCCTTCTAAATTAGTTTCttgagtgagaaaatatttatttactccATTGCATTTGGGGGTGTTTTGCCACCTACACAATTTCCCGAGAAGTACGCATGTATgggattaataaaatatagggGAAGTACGTCTAAATGAGAcctaataacatttttttctcatattgttttgagaattaaatttggatgatttttttctgttagaaaaattatgtaaaagacTGTATTGATCCAGAAAGAAAGCAATTAATAGGGGAGAATGGGGCAAGAAAGTCAGTCAAGGGTCTAGAAAAAAGACTctaaaaatcatatttcttaGAGATAATAAAAGTGGTTTGAAGGAGATTTGTGGGgcagaaaatttccaatagaaataacctaaaaaattgatcaatttcgCTTGGAAATTATGAtaatttcagttttttctaAGCTCTTTATTTTTGCCCTACTCTCTTATATTAATTGCTTTTTTCCAGGTTAAACAAACTCAATGCTCAAACATAAAATTAGAAcctttttgtactttttgcataatttttctaacaaaaaaaaattattcaaataatggaaaatgaaaaaaacttttctttttcctaaCCATTAATTGACTTTTTGTGTTAAGCTTCTCATTTACGTTTATAGTTGaactttcaatgaatttttctcactgaTCAGAATATAACAGAAAGAATATAACAGAAAATGGGTTAGAACTTatcattttaaacaaattatcaAATCAGAAGTTCTTTATAAGCACTTAAGCCTTTTTTGATTCATCTTTAGTATAAAATCATACTTTTCAGcataaataatgaatttaaaaaaataatttatgaccaataaaacttaaagaaaaactcgaaatcataaaagaattaaaagatttatttcattttggcTTTTAGAATGGATCACCCAATAACAACACCACCCAGACGCCGGGAGTTCAGTGAAATGTCGGGGATGTTGCTGCACAATTCTGAGTCATGCAAAACCACCCCGGGCATTACGAGAAAGCTCGAGCCACACCATCGTGCACTTCTTGAGAGTGGAAGTCAGAGCGCAAAGTCGTCTCCACTGCCCCATCGGCGTCTCGATAAGCTCGAGGGTGTTATCCGGGATAAGCCAACGGGTCTGTGTGCCCGGAGATTCGACGATGAGCTTAATTCATCTGCAGACTCATCCCCAGCTGTGGGGAGGAAGTTCTCGGGCGGATGCACGGGGATGCGTCATCAGGAAACACCAACGTTGGGCAGGAGGCAGCTTGAGGCGGAGGGTGGTGGTAGCCCCATGGCGAGACGACGTGTGGATTCGGATCCATCACGAAGAATGGGTGGACGCTGCCCCAATGATGGGGATATGTCACGATCTGACGATTGCACTGGGGTACGGCGAAGGGATGTCTTTTCATCGCCAATGAAGGGAATTCTCGGGGAGCCGGGGGTCTTTTCATCCCCCATACATAATCGCAAAAGTGCCGGGGATACAGCGGCGATTTTCGGTGGTGGTGTTGTCCCGAAAGCCGGGATGGTGGATGAGCAACTTCAGACACGGAGTAGCCGCACCGAGGACGATGATGGTGGCGAAATGCCTTGTCAACCGGATCAGACCATCGTGTCGGGCTGGCTAAAGTTCCGGGACAACAAGCGAGTAAGTACACAGCCATACAATTCAGCATTGTCGctgcaatttgatgcatttgtcaTTGGGGAAATTTATTCATGGTGCATTGAGTAGTTAAATAATTCCCATCACATTCACTGAATAATGGGGCCATACTACACACAGATCCAATGGCCCCCGTGCCCCGTTCCGCAATAACATTATTCACAACGCTAATGACTCTCACTGTGGGTGCAGCTTTAgtgttttcaaattaattttctatatagcACATTATATATGAATACCCGTAATACATAATACCCCATTGCCATGCACTATTTATCCTACCGAAGAAAGCCAAACCTATGTGCTAGTCAAACATGCAATTGATTGTGGCTTTGTGATTCAGAATACAAATCGATTCCTCAATTTCTCATTGTATCTCTTCGATGTGCTTCACCATTTTATTGCCACAATGTGCTTGTCGATTCTGTAAGATCGAAGAATTAATTAGGTTGTCACTGGCAaggtgcaataaaattaattttcttcaattgacCGTTAATAGCAgattaattactttaagttatATAGTTTTCCTTTGCCtcaatttatataccttataaaTTACGTTTGAAAATGATCAGTTTGcgggaatattttatgaaattctctCGTGCATAGAGAGAAATTGTTCCTGTATATACTCTCGaaagatattgaaaaaaatcttaaaagtctGAAGTAAAGCGACTCTTCGATAGAGGCGTGCTAATCGGAGATATTTCAATtgttaatttacaatttttttattattaaaacttCAATAcgtttcaagtttttttttccaccaaaaactTCCCTGTAttgaaattctatttgaattttgagTAATTGATCGAACTCAATGTGAAACCTTTAAATGGTGTTTGTGGTGTTATTTTGTGGTTGCATCAAATGTGGCCTTCATGAGCTTTTTTGATCATGGCGAGAGGAGCTTTTAATCAAAACCCACCACCCACTCTCGTGCcataaaattccatcaaaattGGTATTTGCTGAGAGTAGGTACTTTGAAGTATCTCTCGTCATACTGAAATAATTCACCTAATTATGGGgaatgtttgaaatttaattcatttttgcaaCCTCCGACGCAATACGCGGtaaaaaagctcccaagaGTTGATGGAGAAGTTTCGGAGGTGCGGGAAATTCCACGAGCTTGAGGGCCTAAAATTTGCCAAGTAATTAGTCtgcaaaattctttatttgattttccccTTAAGTAACTTTCCACGGTGATGGAGCTTACACAGAAGCATCCCGAATAAAATtcactgtgtgtgtgtggaaaactccccaaaattttcccttttgttCCACCATCACCCCCTCCTTAAGCATTTTGGCACAGCATCACCGGGAGTTTGGGGGAGGACTCCTGCAAATAATTGTAGATGTCTGGAAGTATATCATGTAGCAAAAAGGGGCTGGTTGGGTGGAATATATGCCATGTATCCCCGACGATAGAAACTTTAtaatatttacttttctcTCTCGTTAAGATGTCATTTATGCAAATCATCTTGTGTGCCTCCCATCTGAGTCATTTTGTCAGCATTTCGTGGCTTTCAGTTGTGTAGAAGGGGGGCTGGCTCCCTTGGGGGTCCCTGCTGATCCACGGGGGAGGGAAGTGGTTGAAACTTGAGGAATGGTACACAGCGCAGTGTGAGTGAATTACAAGTGAAATGGATGAATTAAGTACACTTTCACGGGAAAGGGGACCCCCAAAGAGCTTTCAAATAGAGGAGACAAAATTCTACAATGATAAGGGGAGGTTTACAGATCAAGGGGTGAACAACTTTCCGCTATTTTGACTTTTGCATAGATGAAAAATGGTTAGATAcaaataaaacgaaaaatctaaataagaaaagcggaaaattgccaaaaaaaatggaatttgcaaaatattttcatgttatAGGTATAGGGAGGGTTTAGTTGGTTATTTCGcttcaatttaaatatattttcattaaaacttgATGATTGAATTCtaaatctttcatttctttgtgctaatcttttttttttaatttctgatccctttttatctttttctgCTTCACCACTGTTTATttaagtaatttaataaaaagtagtTCGGGGGCTAAAAGATCCATCCTATTTTTCAAGGGTTTTCTCttgacaaaaattctttttattgataatAGTTAGTTGAACATTCTTAGCTGATTCTAAAGACTTCTTctgttttggaaaatttctagTTGTTTGTTTTATGTAGCTGCAATTATCTTAAAAATACGCGTGGGGCAAAAATGCTCAACAATCCTTTTAAgtaggaaaaagaaaacataaaggAAAATGGTGTGttaaatcatttaagaaaaagaaaaattgagaaattgagagaaaattgaattcgtaaaaagaagaaaatttattgtaaatgTGCGCACCTGTTTTGTTGAGTTATTATCCCCTTAACCCAGACAGCACATCCAACCCCCCCGTCATCGAACATGAGACAACAACACACAGAGCGACTTTGTAATCATTTGTGCGATGTAAGAATTGTTCTTGATGTGGGGGCGGGGGTAGCTTTCCATTTTGGGCGGGAAATAGATATTATTCATTAAGCTCTGTGGGTGGATGGTGTCTGGGTCGGAAGTCGAACACTACATCCACTCCACACACAGAGCACActcccctctaaaaaagacaAATGGACTACTTTCAAGTTATTTATCCACTATGGCAGTGCCCTGGGTAAATTCCGCATGTTACGAAGAATTCCAAAACAACACCAAACTCCCAGGACTTAACAAATTGTTCCATTGTTTCATGCGGGAGCTTCTTGCTCTAGATACTCCACAACTTCCCCATTCCACGTTCaatgaaaaagtaaagaagTATGGTGGAGCTTATGAAGGGAAAGAGAGAGCTATGATGCTCTATATAACTTTGTGAACTCATGAATGCATCACCATATGAAACACCTGGATGTTGTTACGAGGTGTCGGTTCATATCAACACAGGAAATACGACGTGTCTATTGGATTTCATCTTGTTGTGTATCTCCACCCGCCCGTCCTCATCTCAATTACAAGATGCGTCGTATCACCCCATCTTGAGATGTCACGCGGGAGAAGCACCAGGTGGATGACTATCAGTCCCTTCATTCGATGTAGCCACAAATCAAATGGATGTGAGAAACAAGAAGCTTGTAATAGACCCCTAGACATGAGAGTTTATTTGGTATTCTGGATGCGCTGGACTTGAACGCGTCTCATGGACATCATTTCTCAGATGTTTGTCCGACAACCCACAGCATACTTTTCATCACATCATCGTATGGGTATACCCCCTTTACGACGATAGCATACACCCACTCAATTTTGCCCCATCATCACGCAGATGGTTTCTGTTTTGTGGGAGTCCTTCAACATGTGGGTACTTTTGGGTTAAAGGagaaattttatgagatttttccaAGGGGTTGAGAGAATGTTCAGTTCACCCAAAATGACTGAACAATCTGCttgaagatttaaatttactGATATATTGTTTTAAGAGTAATGTCTTCCCTTAATAAGGAATAGCTTTTGGGAAAAGTTCCTTCCCAGATGtaatgcaaaaagaaatttcaaagaaactttcacgtaatttcttaagaaaagaaaattctcacattaacttgaaaaataaattgaaagaatctCAGTTTTATGCTGAATATTCACAGCACtaatatgatttttctacccttacaatttaactaaaaaaattaacctaaAAAGTTTGGAGTTTGTATGTTAAATTGGAACTTGAAGAACTTGAAAAGTTCAttgaacataaaaattctgtgaaaattgaagctttttctatgaaaaaataattgaaaatcaattaaaatgtttttcatccctaaataaagattaaaatgaataactttctcaattttcttttaaaataaatcctcataaataagtttttgtcaaaataaaaattgaaaactacATCATTCCATTCAACTTGTGAGGATTAATATGTGTagtatttcaattaaaaaatatactacaatatataaaagaattttatgtagTAAAAACCCCCGGAAGCTTACGGGAAGCATTTTACGATTTGTGCACGGAGGTTTGTGCCGAATAAACGCACCGTCGAggttcaaaatttaattaaaaataactgATGCTCAAAATTAATCTCTCTCCGCTTTTGACtgtcaaaaaataaactctCCCTTGCGTGGGGGAGCTTTTAAAGGAGCTTTCGTGCGCTTATACCTAAACTATGTTATATATTCGGGACGTCTCACCCGCATTTCGTATAAATACGGGATAATATTTCCTCATATACAGCGcatctaattaattttctccctaTGGCATGGAGATAATCTCAAATTTCGCGGGTAATATGTTTtcgtttcatttaaataattggCAATGTGGTGTGTCGTGTCAATCAACACTTGCCCAAAGCGACAGTTAATCGATTTCTCACCCACAATGAATACCTTCTCCGCGGCAATTCCGGCAGTATGCTTTCCCCTtcattttgaggatttttcacAAGGAATTTCCTGGATTATTGGAGTTCTCATCAGTTTGATTGTTTGTTCTTTATTATGCCTAAACTTCCCAAGAGctgctgaagaattttttcccattattttatgagagattttaatatgttttctttgaattttttgaagtgctattaattttcatttttaatctatttaatttctcaattaattaattcttttaaaatgactcaatttaaggattttcaacaagtttctttcacaattaatttaaaaattttgtagcaaaagaaatttaatttcatttccaaTGCATTCCCATTAATTTTTCCAGCTATTTATAGAACATTTTGATTGGTTTGTCAGGTCATTGATATATGTAAATTCTACCTTAATATTATGCTGGAATAATTTAAAGGATGGGCAATAATACGAATGAATAATGATACCGGAATACAGAGACATTTAATTGGCCAACAAATATTGACTtccattttcatgaaaatgagaaaattgggcTGTCTGTTTTCACATTACATACATTATACACTGTTGTACACACATGCTGAGTCTTTGGCGAAAAATAGGGTaaaatttatgactttttaatttatttgcaagtcgctttttatttgcttttcgTTTATTTTGAAGACAAAAAGCGAActttttggaaaagaaaattttccttttgcagtattatctctctctctctctgcagtTGAGATTAAAACAAATAGAATATGTGTGTAGAGGAGCTAAGAGGTCACAATTAAGTGTGTATTTTGTTGGAGAAAATGGGATATGCACACACACAACAGGGGTTGTCTCCATTGTGGAAAGTTATTTGGGGCGAAAGTGGCTACTACAGAG from Lutzomyia longipalpis isolate SR_M1_2022 chromosome 4, ASM2433408v1 encodes:
- the LOC129795678 gene encoding uncharacterized protein LOC129795678; translation: MDHPITTPPRRREFSEMSGMLLHNSESCKTTPGITRKLEPHHRALLESGSQSAKSSPLPHRRLDKLEGVIRDKPTGLCARRFDDELNSSADSSPAVGRKFSGGCTGMRHQETPTLGRRQLEAEGGGSPMARRRVDSDPSRRMGGRCPNDGDMSRSDDCTGVRRRDVFSSPMKGILGEPGVFSSPIHNRKSAGDTAAIFGGGVVPKAGMVDEQLQTRSSRTEDDDGGEMPCQPDQTIVSGWLKFRDNKRWKIRWGVVTKLSPAAGKPQQYQ